The proteins below are encoded in one region of Coregonus clupeaformis isolate EN_2021a unplaced genomic scaffold, ASM2061545v1 scaf0193, whole genome shotgun sequence:
- the LOC121534972 gene encoding F-box-like/WD repeat-containing protein TBL1XR1 isoform X2, whose protein sequence is MSISSDEVNFLVYRYLQESGFSHSAFTFGIESHISQSNINGALVPPAALISIIQKGLQYVEAEVSINEDGTLFDGRPIESLSLIDAVMPDVVQTRQQAYREKLAHQQQAAGAGSASGTQGPQPGGAKNGEGGTAANGEENGAHALANHHADMMDVDGDVEIPQNKAMVLRGHESEVFICAWNPVNDLLASGSGDSTARIWNLSENSTGSSTQLVLRHCIREGGQDVPSNKDVTSLDWNSEGTLLATGSYDGFARIWTKDGNLASTLGQHKGPIFALKWNKKGNFILSAGVDKTTIIWDAHTGEAKQQFPFHSAPALDVDWQNNNTFASCSTDMCIHVCKLGQDRPVKTFQGHTNEVNAIKWDPTGSLLASCSDDMTLKIWSMKQDLCVHDLQAHSKEIYTIKWSPTGPGTNNPNANLMLASASFDSTVRLWDVERGVCIHTLTRHQEPVYSVAFSPDGRHLASGSFDKCVHIWNTQTGALVHSYRGTGGIFEVCWNATGDKVGASASDGSVCVLDLRK, encoded by the exons ATGAGCATTAGCAGTGATGAGGTCAACTTCCTGGTGTACAGATACCTGCAAGAGTCAG GCTTCTCCCACTCGGCGTTCACCTTTGGCATAGAAAGCCACATCAGCCAGTCCAACATCAACGGAGCCCTGGTTCCCCCTGCTGCCCTGATCTCCATCATCCAGAAGGGCCTGCAGTACGTGGAGGCAGAGGTCAGCATCAATGAG GATGGCACTCTGTTTGACGGGCGGCCCATTGAGTCGCTGTCTCTGATCGACGCTGTGATGCCTGATGTGGTGCAGACACGGCAGCAGGCCTACCGGGAAAAGCTGGCCCATCAGCAGCAGGCAGCCGGGGCTGGCAGCGCCAGTGGCACCCAGGGCCCCCAGCCTGGCGGCGCTAAGAACGGAGAGGGGGGAACCGCTGCCAACGGCGAGGAGAATGGCGCCCACGCCTTAGCCA ACCACCATGCAGACATGATGGATGTGGACGGGGACGTGGAGATCCCCCAGAACAAGGCCATGGTGCTGCGAGGCCACGAGTCCGAGGTGTTCATCTGTGCCTGGAACCCCGTCAATGACCTGCTCGCCTCCGG gtctgGGGATTCAACGGCGCGGATCTGGAACCTGAGTGAGAACAGCACAGGCAGCTCCACCCAGCTGGTGCTGAGACACTGCATACGGGAGGGGGGCCAGGACGTACCCAGCAACAAAGACGTCACCTCACTGGACTGGAAT AGTGAGGGTACGCTGTTAGCCACAGGCTCGTACGATGGCTTTGCCAGAATATGGACTAAAGACG GTAACCTCGCCAGTACCTTAGGCCAGCACAAGGGTCCTATATTTGCCCTCAAATGGAATAAGAAAGGCAACTTTATCCTCAGTGCAGGAGTAGATAAG ACCACCATCATTTGGGACGCTCACACAGGGGAGGCCAAGCAGCAATTTCCCTTTCACTCAGCGCCGGCCCTGGACGTTGACTGGCAGAACAACAACACGTTTGCCTCCTGCAGCACGGACATGTGCATCCATGTGTGTAAGCTGGGCCAGGACCGGCCTGTCAAGACCTTCCAGGGACACACG AATGAGGTGAACGCTATCAAGTGGGATCCTACGGGGAGTCTGCTGGCCTCCTGCTCCGACGACATGACACTCAAG ATCTGGAGTATGAAGCAGGACTTGTGTGTCCATGACCTGCAGGCTCACAGTAAGGAGATCTACACCATCAAGTGGAGCCCCACGGGGCCTGGGACCAACAACCCCAATGCCAATCTGATGCTGGCCAG TGCGTCGTTTGACTCGACTGTGCGCCTGTGGGACGTGGAGCGCGGCGTGTGCATCCACACGCTCACCCGCCACCAGGAGCCCGTCTACAGTGTGGCCTTCAGCCCCGACGGGCGCCACCTGGCCAGCGGCTCCTTCGACAAGTGTGTCCACATCTGGAACACACAG aCGGGTGCTTTAGTTCACAGCTACAGGGGAACGGGGGGCATCTTCGAGGTGTGCTGGAACGCCACGGGAGACAAAGTTGGAGCCAGCGCGTCGGACGGATCG GTTTGTGTATTAGACCTGAGGAAATGA
- the LOC121534972 gene encoding F-box-like/WD repeat-containing protein TBL1XR1 isoform X1 — protein MSISSDEVNFLVYRYLQESGFSHSAFTFGIESHISQSNINGALVPPAALISIIQKGLQYVEAEVSINEDGTLFDGRPIESLSLIDAVMPDVVQTRQQAYREKLAHQQQAAGAGSASGTQGPQPGGAKNGEGGTAANGEENGAHALANHHADMMDVDGDVEIPQNKAMVLRGHESEVFICAWNPVNDLLASGSGDSTARIWNLSENSTGSSTQLVLRHCIREGGQDVPSNKDVTSLDWNSEGTLLATGSYDGFARIWTKDGDPFVWLKSNLEGKSNLASTLGQHKGPIFALKWNKKGNFILSAGVDKTTIIWDAHTGEAKQQFPFHSAPALDVDWQNNNTFASCSTDMCIHVCKLGQDRPVKTFQGHTNEVNAIKWDPTGSLLASCSDDMTLKIWSMKQDLCVHDLQAHSKEIYTIKWSPTGPGTNNPNANLMLASASFDSTVRLWDVERGVCIHTLTRHQEPVYSVAFSPDGRHLASGSFDKCVHIWNTQTGALVHSYRGTGGIFEVCWNATGDKVGASASDGSVCVLDLRK, from the exons ATGAGCATTAGCAGTGATGAGGTCAACTTCCTGGTGTACAGATACCTGCAAGAGTCAG GCTTCTCCCACTCGGCGTTCACCTTTGGCATAGAAAGCCACATCAGCCAGTCCAACATCAACGGAGCCCTGGTTCCCCCTGCTGCCCTGATCTCCATCATCCAGAAGGGCCTGCAGTACGTGGAGGCAGAGGTCAGCATCAATGAG GATGGCACTCTGTTTGACGGGCGGCCCATTGAGTCGCTGTCTCTGATCGACGCTGTGATGCCTGATGTGGTGCAGACACGGCAGCAGGCCTACCGGGAAAAGCTGGCCCATCAGCAGCAGGCAGCCGGGGCTGGCAGCGCCAGTGGCACCCAGGGCCCCCAGCCTGGCGGCGCTAAGAACGGAGAGGGGGGAACCGCTGCCAACGGCGAGGAGAATGGCGCCCACGCCTTAGCCA ACCACCATGCAGACATGATGGATGTGGACGGGGACGTGGAGATCCCCCAGAACAAGGCCATGGTGCTGCGAGGCCACGAGTCCGAGGTGTTCATCTGTGCCTGGAACCCCGTCAATGACCTGCTCGCCTCCGG gtctgGGGATTCAACGGCGCGGATCTGGAACCTGAGTGAGAACAGCACAGGCAGCTCCACCCAGCTGGTGCTGAGACACTGCATACGGGAGGGGGGCCAGGACGTACCCAGCAACAAAGACGTCACCTCACTGGACTGGAAT AGTGAGGGTACGCTGTTAGCCACAGGCTCGTACGATGGCTTTGCCAGAATATGGACTAAAGACG GGGACCCCTTTGTGTGGCTCAAGAGCAACCTCGAAGGCAAAA GTAACCTCGCCAGTACCTTAGGCCAGCACAAGGGTCCTATATTTGCCCTCAAATGGAATAAGAAAGGCAACTTTATCCTCAGTGCAGGAGTAGATAAG ACCACCATCATTTGGGACGCTCACACAGGGGAGGCCAAGCAGCAATTTCCCTTTCACTCAGCGCCGGCCCTGGACGTTGACTGGCAGAACAACAACACGTTTGCCTCCTGCAGCACGGACATGTGCATCCATGTGTGTAAGCTGGGCCAGGACCGGCCTGTCAAGACCTTCCAGGGACACACG AATGAGGTGAACGCTATCAAGTGGGATCCTACGGGGAGTCTGCTGGCCTCCTGCTCCGACGACATGACACTCAAG ATCTGGAGTATGAAGCAGGACTTGTGTGTCCATGACCTGCAGGCTCACAGTAAGGAGATCTACACCATCAAGTGGAGCCCCACGGGGCCTGGGACCAACAACCCCAATGCCAATCTGATGCTGGCCAG TGCGTCGTTTGACTCGACTGTGCGCCTGTGGGACGTGGAGCGCGGCGTGTGCATCCACACGCTCACCCGCCACCAGGAGCCCGTCTACAGTGTGGCCTTCAGCCCCGACGGGCGCCACCTGGCCAGCGGCTCCTTCGACAAGTGTGTCCACATCTGGAACACACAG aCGGGTGCTTTAGTTCACAGCTACAGGGGAACGGGGGGCATCTTCGAGGTGTGCTGGAACGCCACGGGAGACAAAGTTGGAGCCAGCGCGTCGGACGGATCG GTTTGTGTATTAGACCTGAGGAAATGA